In Verrucomicrobiota bacterium, the genomic window TGCGGCCAGCGTTTGCACCGGGCCGGCGCTGATGCAGTTCACGCGGATTTTGCGGGAACCGAGATCGTAGGCCAGGTAACGGGTGGTTGCCTCCAGGCTGGCTTTTGCCACCCCCATGACGTTGTAGTGCGGGAAAACCTTTTCCGCTCCGTAGTAGGTCATCGAGATGATGCTTCCGCCTTCGGTCATCAACGGCGCCGCTTCGCGGGCCAGCGCTACCAGGGAGTAAGCGCCGATATCGTGCGCAATCCGGAAAGCATCGCGGGTGGTGTCCAGAAACGCGCCTTCAAGCGCTTCCCGCGGCGCGTAGGCGACGGCGTGCAGCATCAGATCAACCCGATCGGTTACCTGGCGCACGTGGCCGAAAAACCGGCTGATCTCTTCGTCATTCGCGACGTCGCAAGGAAACAAGGGAATGTCGGGGCCAAACGCCGAAGCCAGCTCCTGCACGTTTTCTTTCAACCGTTCACCCTGGTAGTTAAAGATCAGTTTGGCGCCCGCCGCCGCCCACGCCTGGGCGATAGCCCAAGCAATGCTGCGTTTGTTCGCAACCCCAAAAACCAGGCCGGTTTTACCGGCAAGAATCTGCTGCGTCATAGCGGTAAGTAATAGGCAGGAAGACGCGTCGGGCTAGAAGTTTTCCTGCCCTTTGGCCGGGCGGGCCGGCGATCTCAATCCCTGAAGCACCCGCCCGTTGGCGAATTCCCGGGCCCGCGAAGGGCCGGCGCCTCAGGCCGGTGGGAGTCCGGCCCGTTTTCCCGGACGTTTGGACGGGCTCTTGAGCGCCGGTTCGCTGAAGGAAGGACAGAGGCCGGCCAATTCGCAACCTGCGCAATCCGGGTTGCGTGCGAAACAACGCCGGCGCCCGTGCCAGATCAACCAGTGGCTCACCATGATCCAATCCTCCCGCGGCACCAGGCGCAACAGGTCTTGCTCAATCTTTCCGGGATCACTCTGCCTGGTAAATTGAAAGCGACGCGCCAACCGGGTCACGTGCGTGTCGACCACAATGCCTTCCGTGATGTTGAACGCGTTGCCGAGCACCACGTTGGCGGTTTTGCGTCCCACCCCCGCCAGACTCGTGAGTGCCTCGATCGTGGCCGGAACTTCGCCGTTATGTTCGGCGACGAGATCCTGGGCCATCAACCGGATGTTACGGGCCTTTGCCCGGAAAAAGCCGGTCGATTTGATCTCCTGTTCCAAGACCTCTTGAGGAACCGAGGCATAGTCCTGAGCCGACCGGTATTTTTTGAACACGGTCGCCGTTACCAGATTCACCCGCTTATCAGTGCATTGGGCCGATAAAATCGTGGCGACGAGCAGTTCCAGCGGGTTGGAAAAGTTCAACTCACAGTGGGCGTCAGGGTAAGTCGCCCGCAATTTCCGGAGAATCGCTGTCGCTCGTTCTTTGATAATCCTGGTCGGAGAAGGCATGCAGTCGGTTCGGTTTACCCTTAAAGAGGAGGTCCACAGATTACACCGTGGGGTGCCGGGTGTCGCGCGTCGAGTGCGGAGTATCGGGTAGATGCGGTCACACGGCGGCCGCGGCGGGAAGAGGAAGTCTGGACTTGACATTCGCAAGCCGTCCCCGAGATCGCACCCGGCACCGGGAGGTTCCTGGCCGCTTTCGCCTTGTCCTTTCCGGCTCAAAATGCTTGACTTTTGTCGTTCGATTCCCCCCCCGACCGGCGCCGGTTGGTTCGCCACCATGACGGCGCCGACCCGAACAAATGAAACACCTCAAGCATCACCGGCCAGTTTACACCGTTGGAGGCCTGAAGCTCCCGTGGGGTGCTGTGATGCTGATTCTAGTGCTGACCGGCGCAGTGTGGGTCTTCTTTTACCTGGAGGATATGGCGCTTGACCCAGGTTCCACGACTGTCGTGGCGCTGGCGATCATTCTCCTGGTGATGGTGGGCCGATGGTTGCTGGCGCGGGCACGCCAAAAAGGAGCGGCGAAATGAGCCGTGCTCGTACTCTGGCTTTCGCTGTTGG contains:
- a CDS encoding enoyl-ACP reductase; its protein translation is MTQQILAGKTGLVFGVANKRSIAWAIAQAWAAAGAKLIFNYQGERLKENVQELASAFGPDIPLFPCDVANDEEISRFFGHVRQVTDRVDLMLHAVAYAPREALEGAFLDTTRDAFRIAHDIGAYSLVALAREAAPLMTEGGSIISMTYYGAEKVFPHYNVMGVAKASLEATTRYLAYDLGSRKIRVNCISAGPVQTLAARGISGFSTILKHYQEHAPLKRSCDPAELGQTGVFLASDGAAAITGQVIYVDGGYQIMGM
- the nth gene encoding endonuclease III, encoding MPSPTRIIKERATAILRKLRATYPDAHCELNFSNPLELLVATILSAQCTDKRVNLVTATVFKKYRSAQDYASVPQEVLEQEIKSTGFFRAKARNIRLMAQDLVAEHNGEVPATIEALTSLAGVGRKTANVVLGNAFNITEGIVVDTHVTRLARRFQFTRQSDPGKIEQDLLRLVPREDWIMVSHWLIWHGRRRCFARNPDCAGCELAGLCPSFSEPALKSPSKRPGKRAGLPPA